A region of the Electrophorus electricus isolate fEleEle1 chromosome 7, fEleEle1.pri, whole genome shotgun sequence genome:
ATACAGTTCCTAAATTTGGTAGTGATTCGTGTAACAGCATGATTCGTGGTGTCAGTATAGCTCATCTCTCATTATATCAATATCTCTATGGTGGTTACCTGCACAATAGCATGTTTTAGCAATTCCATCCAGATGCAGCTgctttaatatttaacaattttatttCTAGTCCTTTTGAAAATGGCAGTTCACATACCAGTGTCAGGCTAACAAATGAAATGCCCATGGGATTGGCTTTTTTGAGTAATCTACTGAGAAACATCCACTAGAGGATATTGCAAACACTGGCATGATTTAATTAATGCTATACACCATTGCtcaatatatttattcatatatatatatatatatatatatatatatatatatatatatatatataaacagttaTAGCAGAGATGGTGTTCCTCACACGTGGGATGCCGCAAGTTTGCTTTCAGTCTGTGTAATGACCCATCGACAGGCTCACTactgtgtttctctttgtctcccccATTGCTGCAGCTCATCTTGATTCTTGTCCAGGGTTGTCTTTACACAACAGCAGATTCTGGGCCCTTGCAAGCACCATAGCTGTGAATAGTCTGCGTAACAGTGGCACATCGCGAACATGTGAAACACGAGAGTGATTCACCTCCTCCATTTGGGCTCCAGTGCGCAAGGACATTCAAAGCCCCTTCATACACTTCACATGCCATGCTCCTAGAACCGCATGGCCCTCCCCATAGCAGTGTGCTCCGAGTTGACACTGCGCATATGTGCCTCCAGAAATGCCCTATATGCCATAAAATGGCTACATGCAAAAGTGTCGCCTTccaatttcaaaacattttatttacatcttCACAGTGGAGGTTGGGTATCCCAGGTGGCTGCCCCGTCGGAGGGCAATGTGAGCCTGACTGCTGCCCCATCCCCTGTGGAGGTGGAGAAAGTGGCACCCACTGTGTTAGGTCCGTTAGCCTCCATGGTGAAGAGTTTGCAGCCTCCTGGGGGGGTGTAGTCTGGGGCAGGGGCAGTGGTGTTTACAGCTGGGGGTGGAGCCTCCCGCTCTGGGCTGGAGCCATGGGAAGAGCTGGGAGAGTTGGTGGGGCTCAGCTGCACTGCTGTAGTGTCCTGCATCGTGTGCTCACTGGTCTCAATCTCAAATGCGGTCCCACTTCCCAGCCCAGACCCTCCCCTACCCATGAATCCCAGGCCGCCGGCCCCACCACCTTTTGCCCGTCGGGAGCTCTGTGGAGGGGGCAGGCGGCTGCAGACACAACATGCCCCGAAGAAGGTGAAGGCCACTAGTAGCAGGGCAGGACCGATAATGATGGGCGGGTTGCTAGAGGGCATGAGTGTGCTGAAGGCGAATGCACCCACCAGGGTGATGTTGATGCCTGCCAACATGATGCAGAGGCCGCAGGCACAGCACAGCGCTGGTGAGGGCAGGCCCTGTGGGCGGGACTTCCTCTTCCGCCGACTTTGGGGCTCCTTCTTGGGCACAGAAGTACCTGAGCTCCGTTCACTACACACCATGTCGTCACGGTAGCTTGCAATCCACGCCAACACTCTACCCCACGGCAAGCGCACCCCTTGGCAACAGGATGTGGTAGAAGGGCATGGCCATATACCTGATGACCTTTTTGCCCCAGACTACCTGCAACAAGTGTGAGACAAACTTGCTAAGAGGGTCACACAGCACAAAGACTTGGACGCTGTCTAAAGCCATTGGTGCTTAGGTGCTAACTATGGAACAAAAGCTTATACTCTCAGAAGCAGCATTCATCCAACAAGGTCACTGGTTAGTCATGATTTTTACAATGCTTCAAGAAACTAGAAAATCTGAGGAATAATCAGATGGCCCGTTGAAGTTCCACTGCCTAATACCCTATAGCTGGACGAATAAATCCTGATGGGCAATTTTACAATGCTCGTGGAAGCAGCGTTCGCCCAAGTTCGTCAGCGTTCTGCCGTTCACGTGCTCACAATCAAGAAATcgtttattttataaacatgTTTCAAACTTAGTCGCACcatatgtgaaaatgaaatgccATGCAATCATTAAGGAGGATATAAAATCTCACCTTAACTGAGGACAATAGAGGGAAGTCTTGTAGTCGCTTCGTCCAGAGGAATTAGACAGGTTCTGCCACGGTTTTAACAAGGAATCCCGTGGTCCGCACATGCGAAAATCGATGCCTCTGTGGTACGTCAAACATTTCCTCTAACGCACCGCAAGGAAGACTCAACAACTGGCTTTCTAAAAGCCTTCGCTCACGCAACACTACTGCACTCTGAACCTGATTGTGGAAAAACACCAATTTCTCTCACGTTTCCCACGCGTCGTGGTGAGGATAGTGACTCGAGATATGTTGCATTTCAGCTTCTAAAGAGCTACCTTGACGCGGACCATTAAAAACAACTCATAAACACTGTGAATCCAACATATGTGCTGTAATCCCCTTCAGTAATGAACAAAACCGTCTTTTGTTTCAGACGAAAACGCTAACAGGTACTAGTTTCGGTTCGTCCGTTCAGCAGTGCCTATACTCCGCGTTTTGCTTTTCAATCTCGCACCTTGCTATCCCTAATACGGGAGCGTGAACGGACGAAGCGCGAATGGCCGTCTCCGTATAACGGTGTTACTTATGGTGTGAGTAGGGAGGAGGGACCCCAGTCGTTTGTGAACAGCTCCCGGTGCTACAATGCACCCGCTCGCTCTGCACCTATAGAAGGAAGCTACCGCTGGGATACTGATGTGAACCATCTTACAGTTATATTGTTTCAGAAAGACcgtgtgtttctttacttatatatattttaaagttttcttattttcttttcttttctttttcgaGTTTTCTCTTTCGGGCTTTGGAGATTCCCTATGCAGGCACCGCTGTATGATGTCAACAAGGCATGCTTCAAATCAACATGTAATCTGTACTGAATATCTTACTAAGATTGCTCaagtataaaaatatgtatgtgAGTAATCTCGTTAATAATTCTGtcctttttgcttttaatgCAATAAATAGAAGGCTTGTAgttaaaaacctaaaaatggTTAGTTGGATAATATTAGTGgggcatttatttctttatatctGCTTTAAATGCAGTGAATATTAGGCTTCTGGGTAGAAATGGACATATGAATTGACCTGAATAATATTATTAGgacatttattaattatcaCATATTGTTATTAAGTATTAAATATTGGTAAATCATACCACTGAAATTGCCTTTTTattataatctatctatctatctatctatctatctatctatctatctatctatctatctatctatctatctatctatctatctatctatctatctaaaaaacacaatatttaATCAATCAAAAGTGTTTTTACCAGAACATCTAGGGCTTTTGGAATGGTTGTTAACTAGTAGTAAATACCTCCAATAATTTGCAATTTACCTGATGTTTCATCACAAACCCACTTTAACTCATCAGGCAATTTTAAGTGATATTGTGTTTAATCAGTCCTCGAACAct
Encoded here:
- the tmem275 gene encoding transmembrane protein 275; protein product: MVCSERSSGTSVPKKEPQSRRKRKSRPQGLPSPALCCACGLCIMLAGINITLVGAFAFSTLMPSSNPPIIIGPALLLVAFTFFGACCVCSRLPPPQSSRRAKGGGAGGLGFMGRGGSGLGSGTAFEIETSEHTMQDTTAVQLSPTNSPSSSHGSSPEREAPPPAVNTTAPAPDYTPPGGCKLFTMEANGPNTVGATFSTSTGDGAAVRLTLPSDGAATWDTQPPL